From the Longimicrobium sp. genome, the window GAGGTCCTGCTTGGTTGGAAAGAAGTGGTACAGGCTCCCCGCGTTGGCCTTCGCGGCCTGCAGCACGTCGGCGATGCTGGTGGAGTTGTAACCCTTCTCCCAGAACAGCCGCATGGCCGCGTCCAGCAGCCGCTCGCGCGTGTCGGGCTGCGGCTGCATCGCTCAGCGCCCGGGGGCGATAATGCGGATAATCACGAGAGCCAAGGTGAGCAGGATGGTTGGTTGAGCGCTCAACTCATGCTGAATCCGCGACGCGATGTCAAGATTTTCGGGATGCGATCCCTCGACTGCGTCTGTCATACCGAATCAACTGTGCATTGGAGACAGAATGTCATTCCGAAAGGCGCTGCGCCGCCCTGTCCTCCATGCCGTAGTCGCGGGCGCCTGTGGAATCTGTGGCCGGCTCCCGAGCCACAGGCGGCCTGTCGCTCGGACGCATGCCATGGCTTCCTCGGCCGCCGCGACAATTCAGTGGATGCCAGGTCCGGTAAAGGATTGGTGCGTCCGACCGAATCCTCGTGCTGACGCGATGATAGATCCTTCGGCCTGCAAACGCTTGCGCGGACGCTGATTACGGTCTGGCCGGCCTCAGCCTCAGGATGACGTCGTGTGGGATCGGGTCCGGGTTCATCAACCCAATTCCCGGATTCCGGGTGAGACGAGTGAAGCCCCGGCCGGGCGAACCCGGCCGGGGCTTCGTCGCGCGCGCTGGGAGGAGACTACCAGTCGCGCTGCGGGGTGGTGCCGCCGCGCTGGTCGCCGTCGAGGCGCTGCTCGCGGTCGGTGCCCTGGCTGGTGTCGCGCGACGAGCCCTCCATCGTGTCGCGGCTCACCTCCAGGTCGGCCGGGCGGTCGAAGCCGTAGCCGCCCTCGCGGCCGCTGGCGCGCATCTCGGTGTCGTTCACGTTCGTGTTCCCGACACCGAGGCGGTCCGACGGCGTGCTCAGGTCGCTGGGCTCCGACTCGCCGCCGCGCATGATCTCGCGGTCCGACGACGAGACGCCTTCCATCGCCCCGCCCGAGGCGTCGCGCGAGGAGCCGAGCATGTCGTCGCTCCCCATGCGGTGGCGCACGCCGCTGCCTTCCATCCCGCCCATGCCGTCGCGATCCAGCTCGCTGCCGCGCATGCTGTCGCGGTCCATCCCCCCGCCCTGCATGCCTTCGCGCTCGACGGAGTCGCCCTGCATGCTGTCGCGGTCCGATCCGCCACCCTGCATCCCCTCGCGCTCCACGGAGCCGCCGCGCTGCAGGTGGTCGCGGTCCATCCCCGAGCCGCCGCCGAGGCCCTCGCGCTCCACCGGGCGGCCTTCCATCGGCGTCTCGTCCATCTCACGCTCCACCATGCCGGGGTTGCTGTCGTTGCGGTCCATTTTGCGATTCCTCCTGGGTTGTCGCCGTCTCCATGACGGTTGCCAGATCCTATCGCAAATAGCGTTCCTGCAATGGTTTAGATTTAAACAACAGAGGATTGGGGAAGGTTCGGCGTGCAAGTGTCGCTCACGCGCGGCTGAAGCCGCGGCTGGAACATTGGAAAGCCTCGCAAACTGCGCGAGGCTTCAACTGCATCCAGACGTGAGGACGGCGCGGAGAGCCGTCCACTCCGCACGGTAGCCCGAGCCGCAGCCTGCGCAGCAGGCTTCCCAATGTTCCAGCCGCGGGTTCACCCGCCCGTGCGATACAGGGCGTCATCACACCAGCCAGCGGACGGCGAGGTCGGCGACGCGGCGGGCGAGGCCGCCGGAGTATTTCGCGCGCAGGTAGGCGTCGGCGGTGCGGCGGAGGGACTCGGGGTAGGTGGGATAGACGTGGATCATCCCGGACAGGTCGGACAGTTTCAGGCGATGACGGACGGCCAGGACGGCCTCGTGGATGGTCTCTCCCGCGCGTGGGCCGACGACGTGCGCGCCGACGATGCGCCCCTTCGGATCGAGCACGAGCTTGGTCAGTCCCTCCGGCTCGCCGTCGCAGAGCGCGCGGTCGAGCGAGTCGTGGTCGTAGCGGAAGACGCCCGCCTTCTCACCCCACTCGGCACGCGCCTCGTCCTCGGTGAGCCCCACGCGCGCAACCTCGGGTTCGGTGTAGGTGCACCACGGCACGACGCGGTAGTCCACCTTGCGGCGGATGGGGAAGAGCGCGTTCGGCGCGGCGATGCGGGCCTGGTAGTCGGCCACGTGGGTGAAGCGGTAGGGGCCGACGACGTCCCCCGCGGCCCAGGCGTTGGAGGTGGAGGTGCGCAGCGCGCCGTCGACCGCTATCCCGTTCTCCGCGAGCTCTACGCCGAGCGCATCGAGCCCCATCTCCTCCACGTTCGCGCGGCGCCCGGTGGCCACCAGGATCTCCGCCGCGCGCACCTCCATCTCCCCGGTGGAGGTGCGGATCGCCGCGACCTTCATCCCGTCCTCCACCCGCACCGATGTCGCCGTCGCGGAGAGGCGGAGGGCGATCCCCTCGCGCTCGAGCTGGCGATGGAGCACGGCGGAGATCTCGGGGTCCTCGCGCTCCAGCACGCGGGGCGCCATGTCGATCACCGTCACGCGCGAGCCCAGGCGGGCGAAGGCCTGCGCCATCTCGATCCCGATCGGCCCCGCGCCGAGGACGAGGAGCGATTCGGGGAGGGCGCGCAGCTCCCACAGCGTCTCGTGTGTCTGGTAGCCCGCGTCCGCGAGCCCGGGGATGGGTGGCACCGCGGTGCGCGATCCCGTGGCGATGATCCAGCGCTTGGAGCGGATGCGGCGGCCGGCGACGGTGACCTCTTCGGGGGAGACGAAACGCGCGCGGCCCTCGATCACGTCCACGCCCATGCCGCGGAAGCGCTCGGGCGAGTCGTGCGGCTCGATGCGGTGGATGATGGCCTGCACGCGTTCCATCACCGCCGCGAAGTCGGCGCGGCCGCTCTCCACGTCGATGCCGAAGTCCGCGGCGCGGCGGAGGGTGTGGAGCACGGAGGCGGAGCGGATGAGGGCCTTGGAGGGCACGCAGCCGGTCCACAGGCACTCGCCGCCGAGCCGGTGCTGCTCGACCAGCGCCGTCCGCGCGCCGATCCCCGCGGAGACCGCCGCCGACACCAGCCCCGCCGTCCCGCCCCCGATCACCGCCAGGTCGTAGCGCTCCACGAAATCCCCCCTGATGGAAAGCCGATCATCCAACGCCCGGGTCGAAATCCTGCCGATCGGGAGAGATCCGCGCGGCCGCGGGTGGCCCCCTCTCTCCCCCGCTTCGCAGGGGCGAGGGGAGAACTCAGCGCGGGCGAGGTCTCACCGCTTTACCCGGTACAGCAGGTAGGCGCAGCCGCCGGGGAGGGTGCGGTTCTCGACCAGCTCCAGGTCGAGCTGGCGGCCGAAGGGCTGGAAGAGGGGGATCCCCGAGCCGAGCAGCACCGGGTGCACGTTGGCGCCCACCTCGTCGATCAGGTCGGCCTCGAACAGCGTGCGGGCGAAGTCGCCGCCGCCCATGACGCAGATCCCCTTGCCGGGCCGCGACTTGAGGTCGCGCACGAACTCGGCGGCGTCGCCCGTCACCAGCTCCATCCCCCCGGCGGGCGGCTCGGTCATCGTGCGGGAGAAGACGTAGCCCTTCATCCCCCCGCCTCCTCCGCCCGCCGGCGCGTTCGCCATCGACACCTCGTACGTCTTCCGCCCCATCAGGATGGTGTCGACGGTCTTCCAGTAGGCGCCCATGATGTCGCCGGCCTCCTTGCTCCAGTGCAGCCAGTCGACCGCGCCGTCGCTGCGCGCGAGGTAGTGGTCCAGGCTGCACGCCGCGCCGTAGGTGACCGTTCGCATGCGACCTCCCGCGTGGTGGGGACGGGGGATTGGACCCGCGGACGTGGCACCGCGGGCGCCCGGGGTGTATCTATATACGCTTCAACGCAAACAGGAGCTACGGGAAGATCGATGGCGGTCACCTGGAAGCGGTTCGATACGGAGCTGTGGCGCGGCCGCGCCGAGCGCGCGTGGGCGCGGCTGAAGGAGGCGTGGGCCGACCGCGGCGAGCGCAAGATCGTGATCGGCCTGGGCCTGGTGAGCCTGGCCAGCTGCACCACCGGCGCGGCCGCCGCGGCGTGGACGCGCGCCTGCTCGGGCACCTGCCCCACGGCCGAGCAGGTGCAGGACTTCGCGCCGCGGCAGGCCAGCCAGGTGCTGGACGCGCGCGGCGGGCTGCTGGGCTCGTTCTACCGCGAGCGGCGCACGCTGGTGAACATCCGCACGCTGCCGCGCTACGTGCCCATGGCCTTCGTGGCCATCGAGGACCAGCGCTTCTTCAAGCACGAGGGCGTGGACCCGGTGCGCGTGCTGGGCGCCATCCGCGACAACGTGATCGGCGGCTTCGGCAGCACGGGCGGCAGCACCATCACCATGCAGCTGGCCCGCAACATGTTCCCCCAGCAGCTGCCGCCCAACGAAAAGAGCGTGCGCCGCAAGCTGGCCGAGGTCAAGCTGGCGCTGGAGATGGAGCGCTCGCTGAGCAAGCAGCGCATCCTCGAGCTGTACATCAACCACATCTACCTGGGCGCCGGCGCCTACGGCGTCGAGGCGGCGGCGCGCACCTACTTCAACAAGCCGGCGTCGCAGCTCTCCATCACCGAGGCCGCGACCATCGCCGGGCTGCCGCAGGCGCCCAGCGCCTACAACCCGCGCGAGCACCCCGACCGCGCCCAGCGCCGCCGCGACCGCGTGCTCGACCGCATGGCCGAGATGGGGGTGATCACCGCCGAGCAGGCGGCGCGCGCCAAGGCCGAGCCGCTGGTGCTTCCGCCGCCCAAGGGGGCCATCCGCGCGCCGTACTTCGTGGAGGCCGTGCGCCGCGAGCTGGAGGCGCGCTTCGGCGAGCTGCTGTACACGGGCGGGCTGAAGATCTACACGGGGATCGACCCCGTCCTGCAGACGACGGCCGAGCAGGCGCTGGAGCAGCAGCTGCGGGCCATCGAGCACGGCCAGTACGGCGGCTACTCGCACGTGAGCTACGAGCGCTTCACCCAGCGCCTGAAGCCTGGCGAGCCGGTGACCTTCACGCCGTACCTGCAGGGCGTCGTCGTCGTCCTGGACCCGGGGACGGGCGTCGTCCGCGCGCTCGTGGGCGGGCGCGACTTCACCCAGAGCCAGTTCAACCGGGCCACGCAGGCGCTGCGGCAGCCGGGGTCCAGCTTCAAGCCGTTCGTATACGCCGCGGCGCTGGAGCACGGCCGCAGCCCGGGGTACGAGGTGGCCGACGAGCCCATCTCCATCCCCACGGGAGACGGGACGTACTGGACGCCCAAGAACTACGACGGGCGGTACAGCGGCTACATCTCCATGCGCACGGGGCTCAAGTTCTCCAAGAACATGGTGGCCATCCGCCTGGGGCGCGAGGTGGGGATCGAGGCGGTGCGGAGCATGGCCGCGCGCGCGGGGATCGAGACGCGCATCCCCGGCTATCCCTCGGTCTACATCGGCTCGGCGGCGGTGTACCCCGTGGACCTGATCGCCGCGTACGCCACGTTCGAGAACGGGGGATACCGCGTGCCGCCGCGCTACGTCGTTCGCGTGGAGGACCACCAGGGGCGCCTCCTCTGGCAGCCGCCGCAGTACCCGGAGCCGACGGTGGACCCGGCGGTGGCCTGGCTGATGACGGACATGATGCGCGAGGTGGTGGACCACGGCACCGGCTATCCCGCGCGTGACCCGGGCGTGGGCGGGCTGAGCTACGACATCCCCGCCGCGGGGAAGACGGGGACGACGAACGACAACACCGACGTCTGGTTCGTGGGCTTCACGCCCGACCTGCTCGCCGGCGTGTGGATCGGGATGGACAACCCGCAGACCATCCTCCCCGGCGCCACCGGCGGCGTGCTGGCGGTGCCGATCTGGGCCAAGGTGATGCGGCGCTTCTACTTCGGGCGCAAGCCGCCGGAGGCGTGGAAGCGGCCGGAGAGCGTGGTGGCGCGGCGGATGGCGGGCGGGCGCATCCTGTCGCCGGACTGCCCGTGGGGCGGGGTGATCGACTACTTCGCGGCGAAGTACGCGCCCGAGCCCAGCTGCCCGGCGCCGCGCAACGACGAGCCGCAGTTCATCGACCCCACGCCGGAGCTGCCCGGGCGGCCGGTGTTCCCCGGCCAGCCCAAGGTGCCGCGCCCCGAGGACTTCGTGAAGCCGCAGGCCGCGCCCAAGCCGTAGCGGTGGGCGTCTCCCCGGGCTGGGGGATGACGCATCGGCGGCGGACGATACGAGCGAGCCCCGCATCTCCATCCCGGAGATGCGGGGCTCGGTGCGTTGGGGCATCTGCCAAGCGTCGAGACGTGGGGTCGGTGCGTTGGGACATCACCCGAACGTCGAGATGCGGGCTCGGTGCATCCGGAGATTGGTGCGGGTGGGGAGATTTTGGTGTGGACAATGCGACTGAAGTCGCGGCTACAACCACACGAAGTCCGCCTTCGCGGACTACCTGCGGCGGCTCGGGCGAGATCGCGGTGCGCGCGACGTAAATATGATCCCGCGATGAGTTGAGTCCGCGAAGGCGGACTGTGTGTAGTTGTAGCCGCGACTTGAGTCGCATCGTCTCCCCAACCATCCCACCACCAATGATCCGGGCACAGGCACTGGGCACTGGGCACTGGGCACTGGGCACTGGGCACTGGGCACTGGGCACTCAGCACTCAGCACTCAGCACTCAGCACTTCCCTCTACACACCTTACACACGCCAACACCGCTCCGGCACGGAACGCGCACTACGGGGCGACGCACCCTGTGCCTGGGGATGGCACCCTGACCCACGAGCCACACATGAAACGCAAGCTCAAGATCGCGCTCCTCGCCGTGGCGGCGCTGGCGGTAGTCGGCTTCGGCTGGCTCTGGTTCGCCCCGTGCGGCTTCGGCGGATGCGCGCCGGTGACGGAGCTGGAGAAGTTCGACGCAGAGGGCTCGCAGCTGATGGACCTGAACGGCCGCCCCTTCGCCACGCTGGGCGCCGGAAGCCGCCGCGTGGTTCCGCTCGACTCGCTCCCGCGCTACCTCCCCCAGGCCTTCCTGGCCGTGGAGGACCGGCGCTTCTTCGACCACGGCGGGGTGGACTGGAAGCGCTTCATGGGCGCGCTGTTCAAGAACGTGAAGTCCGGCGGCGTGGAGGAGGGCGGCAGCACCATCACCATGCAGCTGGCCCGCAACCTCTTCCCCCGCGCGCTGCCGTACCGCGAGCGCTCCATGCGGCGCAAGCTGATGGAGATCCGCGTGGCGCGGCAGATCGAGCGGCGCTTCGACAAGGACAAGATCCTGGAGCTCTACCTCAACCACATCTACCTGGGCGAGGGCTCCTACGGCGTGGACGCGGCCGCGCGCGAGTACTTCGGCAAGCCCGCCACGCGCCTGACCCTGGCCGAGGCCGCGGTGCTGGGCGGCCTCCCCGTCTCGCCGTCGCGCATCAACCCGCGCGCCGACCGCGAGGCGGCGCTGGCGCGCAGGAACCTGGTGCTGCGGCAGATGGCGAAGTCCGGCTTCATCACCCGGGAGCAGGCCGAGGGCGCCATCCGCGAGCCGCTCCGCCTCTCGCGCGGCGGGCGGACGGGGCAGGTGGCCAACGCGTGGTACGTGGAGCGCGTGCGCCGCGAGCTGGTGGACGCGCTGGGCGAGGCCGACAACACCGCCGGCCTGCGCGTGTTCACCGCCTTCGACCCCGTGGCCCAGCGCGCGGCCGAGGAAGAGGTGGCCCGGCAGGCGCGGGCGATCGAGTCGGGCGCGTTCGGCACCTTCCGCCACGACACCTACGCGAAGACCAGGGGGACGACGACGGAGGAGGGCGACACGCCGTACCTGCAGGGCACGGCCATCGTGATGGACGCCTCGAGCGGCGAGGTGCACGCCCTGGTGGGCGGGCGCGACTACGACGACAGCAAGTTCGACCGCGTCTTCCAGGCGGTGCGGCAGCCCGGCTCGGCGTTCAAGCCGTTCGTCTACCTGGCCGCGCTGGAGCGGGGGATCCCCCCCAGCCAGGTGTACCAGGACCAGCCGGTGCAGATCCAGCTCACCGGCGGGCGCACCTGGCAGCCGCGCAACTACACGGGAACGTACGCGGGGCCGATGACGCTGCGCGACGCGCTGGCGCAGTCGAAGAACACGGTGACGGTGCAGGTGGCGCAGGAGGTGGGGATGGAGGACGTGATCCGCGCCGCGCGCGACCTGGGGATCAGCACGCCCATCTCCTCCCTCCCCTCCACCGCGCTGGGGGCGGCGGAGGTGAGGCCGCTGGAGCTGGTGCGCGCCTTCGCCGCGTTCGACAACGGGGGATCGCTGGTCGAGCCGCACCTGGTGCGCCGGGTGGAGGACGAGAACGGCACCATCATCTGGCAGCGCGAGGAGACGGAGGCGCACCAGGCGCTGCAGCCCGAGGAGGCCTTCGTCCTCACCTCCATGCTGCGCGACGTGGTGGACCGGGGGACGGCCACGCCGGTGCGCGGCGCGGGCTTCCGCGGCCCCGCGGCGGGGAAGACGGGGACCACCAACGGCGCGACGGACGTCTGGTTCGTGGGCTACACGCCGGACCTGGTGGCCTCGGTCTGGTTCGGCTTCGACCGGCCGGAGACCATCGTTCCCAACGCCAGCGGGGGGACGCTGGCGGCGCCGGTGTGGGCGCGCATCATGACCCGCATCTACCAGCACCGCCGCATGCCGGGCGAGTGGCCGGTGCCCCCCGGCGTGGTCACCGAGCAGGTGGACCGGCGGACGGGGCTGGCGATGGACGGCACCTGCCCGGGGAGCGGGGAGACGTATACCGAGTACTTCATCCACTCCGTCCCGCTGCGCCAGCAGTGCTACCCGATCGCCCCCTACCCGTCGGACACGGGGTGGACGGACGCGGAGGGCGGCGCCTGGGCGTACGAGGACTCGGCGGGGATGACGGACCTGGAGCGCCGCGGGATCTACTGGCCCGAGCTGGAGGAGAAGCGCCGCCGCGAGGCCGCCGGCGCGCCGCCGTCTCCCCCGCTGGCCGGCAGCGTGGAGGACCCGGGCGCGGCGGCCGTCGGCAGCGGCGCGTATCCCTCCACCTCGCGCACGGGAACGACGGGGCGGACGCGCACCCCCATCTCCCCACCGCCGCTTGCGGGAGAGCCGGTGACGGATGGACGGCGGGATCAGACGACGTCTCGCCCGCGCCGCGCGCCGCGGGTGCTGGGCGAGCCGGTGGGGAACGCGGGGGGCGACGGCGGCTCGACGTCGGGGACGGGCGGCGGGAGCTCGGGAGGCGCATCGCCGCCCCCACCGGCGCCGCCGGACACCTCGGGCGGGGGCGCGTGACCGCGTCGGGGTGAAACGCGTCGGGATGAAACACGGGCGGCACTGCGGGGTTGTACAGGCGCCGCGTCCACCGGGGCGCGGCGCCTCCGGTCATTGATTCGCCACACGGCGGCTTAGAACCAGGGAGAGAGACCCGTTTTGACCCACCGATTCTCGCGGGCGGCGGCGCTGGCCGCCGCCCTGATGGTTCCGGCGGCGCTGCAGGCGCAGACCAGCCGCCCGGTGAACGCCCGCGCTGCCACCCCGGGCGCGGTGAGCGAGGCCACGGCGCGGCAGTGGATGGCCGAGCTGCAGCAGATCCAGGCCCGCCTGCAGGCCGCGCACAACCGCGTGATGCAGGACGCCCAGCTCCGCGGCGCGCAGGAGTCGCTGATGCAGGACGTGAAGGCGGCCATGCAGCGCACCGACCCCGGGCTGGACGCGCTGGCGGCGCAGGTCGAGCGGATGCGGAGCATGGCCGCCACGGCCGCCCAGCGCGGCGACCGCGCTCGGCTGCAGCAGCTGAACGCCGAGCTGGTGCCGATCCAGCAGCGCTTCATGGCCGCGCAGCAGCAGGCGATGCAGCAGCCCGCCATCCGCCAGCGCGCGGCCGCGCTCGAGGAGCGGCTGCACGCGCGGATGCTGCAGGTTGAGCCCGAGACGGACCGCCTGCTCGCCCGCGGCCGCGAGCTGCAGGGGCGGCTGCTGCAGATCGCCCAGCAGGCGGCGGCGCGGCGGCAGTAAGCGCCGAACGTCGATCAGGAGAGAATCAAGGGGCCCGCTCCAGCGCGCTGGAGGCGGGCCCTTCTGTGTTGATCGAAGAAGAAAGGGTCTCACGCAGAGTCAGCAGGGTCAGCAGAGAACTGCAGTTCAACTGCTTACCCTGCTGACTCTGCGCTGCGTGAGACCATTCCTTTATCATAGTTCGTCCAGCACGGATGCGAGGGTCGCGAGGGCGGCGTCGGCCTGCTCGTCGGTGAGGACGAAGGGCGGGGACAGGGAGATGACGTTGCCGTGGATCCCGCCGCCCAGCGTCAGCACGCCGCGCCGCAGCGTCTCGACCACCACGCGGCCGGCGAGCTCCGGGGCGGGCTCGCGGCTCGCGCGATCGCGGACGAGCTCGATCCCGATCATCATCCCCAATCCCCGCACCTCGCCGACGCGGGGGTGATCGGCCGTCATCTCCTCCAGCCGCCGCCTGATGCGCGCGCCGAGCTCCGCCGAGCGCTCCACCAGCCGCTCGTCGCGCAGCACGGCGATGGAGGCGAGCGCGGCCGCGCAGCCGAGCGGGTGGCCGAGGAAGGTCGAGGTGTGGATCGCCTCGCCGGTGGACTTCGGCCACGCCTCCATCACCGCGTCGGTGCCGATGCACGCGGCGAACGGCATCCCCCCCGTCATCCCCTTGCCCACGCAGAGGATGTCGGGCGTAACGCCCCAGTGCTCGCACGCGAACCAGCGCCCCGTCCGCCCGAAGCCGGTGTAGATCTCGTCGCAGATGAGGAGCAGCCCGCGTTCGTTGCAGATGCGGCGCAGGCCGGGAAGGAAGCCGTCCGGCGGCACCACGTCGCCGCCGCGGCCCTGTACCGGCTCCACGAGGATGGCGCCGATCCCCTCCGTCGCGGTCCCCGGTGTGTCGAGCAGGTACTCGATCCAGCGCAGCGCCGCCTCGACCACCTCGTCCGCGCCGCCGCCGAACGGAGAGCGGTAGGCGTACGGATACGGCGCGAAGACGGCGGTGCGGGGGAGCTGCGAGGCGAACGGCGCGCGGAAGTCCTCGCGGCCGCTGGCGGCCAGCGCGCCGTAGGTCAGGCCGTGGTATCCACCGTGGAAGGCCAGCACGCGCGGCTTCCCCGTCGCGATCGCGGCCGTCTTCAGGGCGGCCTCGACGGCTTCCGCGCCGGAGCTGGCGAGCACGGCGCGGTTCAATTCCCCCGGCGCCACCTCGGCGAGCGCGCGGAGGAGGTCGACCTTGATGGCGGGGGGATGCACGTCGCCCATGCCGTGCATCAGCTTCGCCGCCTGCGCCTGCACGGCGGCCACGATGCGCGGGTGCGCGTGCCCGGGCCCGGCCACGGCGAAGGCGCCGGTCAGGTCGACGTAGACATTGCCGTCGACGTCGCGGACGTTGGCGCCCCTGGCCTCGGCCCAGAAGACGGGGAAGTCGTCGGCCAGGTAGGTGACGTTGGGCGATTCCCAGCGCGCCAGCTCCCCCGCCAACCGCCGCGACTCCGGCCCCGGCGGCGGCACCCGCACGCAGGGGAGCCCGGTTCCCTCGAGCCGGACCTCACCCATCGAGGAATCCCCAGAAGATCAGCACGAGGCCGACAATTCCCAGGAACGTGTAGGACACGACCTGGAGCTGGTCTCCCGCGCCCAACGCGGTGGCGAATCCGCCCGGAGAGGCTCCGAAGAAGGTGGCACCGAAGAGCTTCGCCAGCTCGCGGCTGGTCCTGGCCCGCCGGCTGAGGAGCACACGGTCGTGCGCCACCCGGACGTGTTTCTCCGTCACGACGCCGGCGCTCTCCCGCTTCGCCACGTTCTGCGCCTCGAGGAGGAGCTCCTCGCTGAAGTCGTTGACGAACTCGTTCAGCAATCGCTGCGCTGGCGGAAAGACCTCGTAGTCCGGCTGGCGGATCAGGGCGCTCATCTCCGCGCGTCCAGCACCCGGTCGACGATCGTATCGACCTCGCTGAAGAACGCGGGGTTCTGGAGGCGGATTGCCTGCTTCCGTTTCTTTCTGGCAGTCTCGGCCAGCTTCGGACCTTCGAGCGCGGCGAAGACGCTCACGCCCAAGAGGATCATGATCGTGACCACGTTCTGGGCGGCCGTGGCGATCCAGGCGGGACGCGGGTTCAGGGCGGCGAGCAGCCGCGACGCGCCGACCTGGACGGTGATTGCGCAGGCATTCACGAACAGGGCGAGCGCGACGACCGTGAAGCCGGTACTCGACAGCAGGCGATTGGCGTGGGTGACGAACAGTCTTGTCGATCGCATTCCATTCCTCCCAAGCCGGAGTGCTCATCGTCAGACTACGAAAGAGGGTAGACGAAAGATACAACGGGAACGGCATGGCGCCAATCACCCTGTCAGCCACCGGCTCATCATGTAGCGGTCCTGGAGCTCGAAGCCCAGGCGCTGGTAGAGCGCCATCGCCCGCGCGTTCTCCACGTCCACCTCCAGCCGCACGGCGGCGACGCCCAGCTCGCGGGACGCCTCGGCCACCAGCTCGATCGCCCGCGCGCCGATGCCGCGGCCGCGCCACCCCTCGCGCACGTACAGTTCGTCGACCAGCGCGTACCGCCCCGCGAACTCCAGCGAGAAGCACACCGTCACCACCGTGTAGCCGACGACGTCGGCGCCGACGCGGAAGAGCCAGACGCGCCCGAGCGCGGGATCGGCCACCAGCGTGCGGAACGCATCGCGCGCCCGCGCCCGCTGGTAGTCGATCCCCTCGTGCGCATAGAACTCGCGCATCAGCTCCGCCAGCACGTCCTCGTCGCCGAGCGTGGCGAGCTCCATCACAACCGCCGGCGAATCGTTCATCTCGGACCGGTAGCGGCGTCGATCGGGCAGAGAGCGACGAACTCGCGGGAATAGTTGCGCCGGTTCTCCTTCAGGAAGCTGCAGAGAAGCGGGCTGTTCGCGATCAGGTGGTCGCGGTAGTTCTTCCACGCCTCCTGGACGTCCTCGGGAACGTGCTCGCACTGGAGCGAGATGTGTTCGAGGTAGTCGGCCACGAGCTCCGCGAACGCGAGCAGCCGGGCGTGCTCCAGGCTGCCGCTCCTGATTCCTCCACCATCGAGACTGACGCGATCGTAGAAGAACCGGCGGAACTCGGGGTATTCGAGAAACACCCGCTGCACCTCGAGCGCGTGCTCGTAGATACGGCCATGTGTCTCGGCCTGGACGGCCTCCTTCAGCTGCTTGATCTGGAACCACACCGCCAGGAATCCGCCGAGGGCAATCAGCGCCGCGATGACACTCATCCACGCCTGGACCTGTGCCGGCCACTCCGCCTGCTGCTGGAGGAGCGGGGTGCTGTCGGCCGAGATCAGCATCTGCTGGATGATCATTAATGTGCTCCGATCGAAGGATGCCGGGCCGCGATGCTTCTCGCCTTTCTCATCCCCGGCTGCCGATCCAGCCGCGGCGGTAGAAGAAGTAGAGCAGGCCCAGCGCGATCATCCCCATCACCATCGAGGCGAACGACCACGTCCAGTAGAACGGGTGCGGCGCGCGCTCCGGGTGCGCCAGGTTCATCCCGTACACCCCGGTGATGAAGCTCAGGGGGATGAAGATGGCCGCGAAGATGGTGAGCACCTTCATGATCTCGTTGGTCCGGTTGCCCACCGTGCTGATGTACAGGTCGGTCAGCGAGCCCGCCACTTCGCGGAAGTTCTCCACCAGGTCCACGATCTGGAAGCAGTGGTCCTGGCAGTCGCGCAGGTACACCAGCGTCTCGTCCTTCACCAGGTCGCACGGGTCGCGCAGCAGCACGCCCAGCGCCTCGCGCA encodes:
- a CDS encoding GNAT family N-acetyltransferase, translating into MNDSPAVVMELATLGDEDVLAELMREFYAHEGIDYQRARARDAFRTLVADPALGRVWLFRVGADVVGYTVVTVCFSLEFAGRYALVDELYVREGWRGRGIGARAIELVAEASRELGVAAVRLEVDVENARAMALYQRLGFELQDRYMMSRWLTG
- a CDS encoding aspartate aminotransferase family protein, which produces MGEVRLEGTGLPCVRVPPPGPESRRLAGELARWESPNVTYLADDFPVFWAEARGANVRDVDGNVYVDLTGAFAVAGPGHAHPRIVAAVQAQAAKLMHGMGDVHPPAIKVDLLRALAEVAPGELNRAVLASSGAEAVEAALKTAAIATGKPRVLAFHGGYHGLTYGALAASGREDFRAPFASQLPRTAVFAPYPYAYRSPFGGGADEVVEAALRWIEYLLDTPGTATEGIGAILVEPVQGRGGDVVPPDGFLPGLRRICNERGLLLICDEIYTGFGRTGRWFACEHWGVTPDILCVGKGMTGGMPFAACIGTDAVMEAWPKSTGEAIHTSTFLGHPLGCAAALASIAVLRDERLVERSAELGARIRRRLEEMTADHPRVGEVRGLGMMIGIELVRDRASREPAPELAGRVVVETLRRGVLTLGGGIHGNVISLSPPFVLTDEQADAALATLASVLDEL